From the genome of Clavibacter nebraskensis NCPPB 2581:
GGGACGCGCGAGCGCCTCGGCCTCGACCTGGGCGAGCGGACGGGTCTCGCGGCGTGCGGCCGCGTCCTCGAGGGCGCCGGCGAGGAGGTCGCCCAGCATCTAGGAGTGCGCCTTCGCGTGCGTGACGGTGCGGTGCCCGCCGACGCCGAACCCCAGCTTCTTCATGACGCCGCCGGTGATCCAGCCGAGGATGGCGAGGACCGCCGATGCCCACACGACGGGCTCGATGGCGAACCAGAAGGCGATGGTGCCGACGGTGAACGCGACGAGCATGATGACGACAGCCGTCCAGGCCGCCGGCGAGTTGCCGTGGCCGGGTTCTGCGGACTCTGTGGACATGCGTGCTCCTCGGGGGTCGTGCGATCGGGACGGATCGAGTCTACCCGGCGGCGTCGGGGCGGCCGTCGGCTTGGGGAGGGCGGTCGGGGACGTCAGTCGACCCTCACGTGGCCGCGCCGGGCGGGGTCTCGTCCGCGTCGCCCGCCTCGCGGCGGGTGGGATCCGCGCCGCCGCTCAGGCTGTCCCAGGCCGCCACCGGGTCCTCCCGCGGGACGATCCGGCGGGCGGGCGACTGGTCGGGCGCGTCGTACCGGGACCGGCGGGTGGGCCAGCGCGGTCCCGTGACCGCGACGAAGAGGCCCGTCAGCGCCGACGCGATGCCCGCGACCAGCGTGATCGGACCCCACGGGGTCGTGGCCCACCCGTCGACGAGCTCCGCCACGGCCGACGAGCCCGCCACGCCCGTGACGGTCGTGACCGCGGCCTCGCCCGCCTGGACGGGACCCGCGGTCGCGGCGAACGCCGTGAGCGCCACCGTCGCGCCGATGAGCGCCTGCAGGATCCCGAGCACCACGCGGAGCACGCGGCCCGCGATGGCGAGCGCGCCGGCGAGGGCGAGGCTGGAGAGCGCGAGGGCGCTGAGCGCGGGGGCGGCGACGCTGCCCGCCACGGGCACGAGCGTCGGCGCCTGGCCGCCGATGCGGAGCGTCGACCAGTCCTGCGACCAGCCGAGGAACGTGGCGGCGCTCGTCGCGAGGACGAGCAGGAGAGCGAGGGACTTCGTGCGGCGGGTGACGCGCATCAGCGGAGGCGCCGCATGGCCTCGGCGACGGCGACCGCGCGCAGCGGGGCGGCGGCCTTGTTCTGCGTCTCGAGGTACTCGGCGTCCGGGTCGGAGTCGGCGACCATGCCGCCGCCGGCCTGGACGTGGGCGATGCCGTCGACGATGGTGGCCGTGCGGATCGCGATGGCGAGGTCCGCGTCGCCCGCGAAGTCGAAGTAGCCCACCACTCCCCCGTACACGCCGCGCTGGGCGGGCTCGAGCTCGTCGATGATCTGCAGCGCGCGCGGCTTCGGCGCACCCGAGAGCGTGCCGGCCGGGAACGTCGCGCGGAAGACGTCGATGCTCGAGACGCCGGGCCGGAGCGTGCCCTCGACCGAGCTGACCAGGTGCATGATGTGGCTGAACCGCTCGACGCGCATGAACTCGGTGACCTCGACCGATCCCGGGGCGCACGCCTTGAGCATGTCGTTGCGGGCGAGGTCCACCAGCATGAGGTGCTCGGCGCGCTCCTTCGGGTCGGCGAGGAGCGACTCCTCGTGCGCGACGTCCTCCTCCACGGTCGCGCCGCGCGGGCGGGACCCGGCGATCGGGTGCATGTAGACGTGGTCGTCGGTGACCGTGACGAGCGCCTCGGGCGATGACCCGACGATGGAGTACGGCTTCCCGTCCGCGTCCTCGAGCGTGAGGAGGTACATGTACGGGCTCGGGTTGAGCACGCGCAGGATGCGGTAGACGTCGATCGGCTCGGCCGTGGTGGGCTGGTCGAACCGCTGCGAGACGACGACCTGGAAGACGTCGCCCTCGTGGATGTGGTGCTTGCTGCGCGCGATGGCCGCGTGGAAGTCGGCGGGCTCGGTGCGGAGCGTCGCGGACGGCTGCGCCTGGAGGTCCACCTCCGCGAGGAACGTCTCCGACGGCCGGGCGAGGTCGGCCTGCATGCGGTCGAGGCGCGCCTGCGCGTCGGCCCACATGGCGTCCGCGTCGTCGGCGCCGTCATTGAGGGCGGTGGCGACGAGCGTGACGGTGCCGCGGCGGTGGTCGAGCACCGCGAGCTCGGAGACGAAGCTGAGCGCCTGCCCGGGCACGGGCACCTCGGCCGGCGGGCGGTCGGGCAGGCGCTCGATCTGGCGCACGGCCTCCCAGCCGATGAAGCCGACGAGACCGCCCGTGAGCGGGGGCAGGCCGGGGATCCGCGGCGTCTCCCAGCGGGCGTAGAGGGCGGCGAGGGCGGCGAGCGGGCCGTCGGGCGCGTCGTCGCCGAGGGCGCGGCGCGCGTCCATGCCGTAGTCGAGCCAGCGGGCCTCGTCGCCCTGCTGCGTCAGCACGCCGAAGGACGAGACGCCGACGAACGAGAAACGGGTCCAGATGCCGCCCTGGCCGGCGGACTCGAGCAGGAAGCTGCCCGGGCGGCCGGCGGTGAGCTTGCGGTGGACGCCGACGGGCGTCTCGCCGTCCGCGAAGACCTCGCGGAGCACGGGGATCACACGGTGGTCGGCGGCCAGGTCGCGGAACGCCTCCCGCGTGGTGGTGCCGGGTGCGGGGACGGACGGCGCGGCGGGGCGCGGGGTCTCGCTCATGGGGTGGGCCCTTCGTCGGCGGCGGGGCGCGCGCCCGGGACGGGGTGGAGGTGGTCCGCGTCGAAGCAGGTGCGCGTGCCGGTGTGGCAGGCCACTCCTACCTGGTCGACCTGGACGAGGACCGTGTCGCCGTCGCAGTCGAGGGCGGCGTCGCGCACGTACTGGCCGTGCCCGGACGTGTCGCCCTTCCGCCAGTACTCGCTCCGGGAGCGGGACCAGAAGGTGACGCGGCCGGTGGTGAGCGTGCGGCGGAGGGCCTCGCGGTCCATGTAGCCGAGCATGAGCACCTCGCGCGTGTCGTGCTGCTGGATCACGGCGGGCAGCAGCCCGTCGTCGGCGAAGGACGCGCGGGCGAGGATGCCGTCCACGTCGGGGACGGACGCCGATGCGCTCATCGTCGGACCACCTGACCGGCGTCCTGGAGGGCGCCCTTGACGTCGCCGATGGTGAACCGGCGGGAGTGGAAGACGCTCGCGGCGAGCACGGCGTCGGCGCCGGCCTCGATCGCGGGCGCGAAGTGGTCGAGCTCGCCCGCGCCGCCCGAGGCGATGACGGGCACGCGGCTGGCGGCGCGCATGGCGGCGACGAGCTCGAGGTCGAAGCCGTCGCGCGTGCCGTCGGCGTCGATGGAGTTGACGAGCAGCTCGCCCGCGCCGCGCTCGACGGCCTCCCGGGCCCAGGCGACCGCGTCGATGGTCGTGCGCGTGCGGCCGCCGTGCGTGGTGACGACGAAGCCGGACTCCGTGTCGCCGCGCGTCACGTCGAGCGAGAGGACGCACACCTGCGCACCGAACCGGTCGGCGATCTCGCCCACGAGGTCGGGGCGGGCGATGGCCGCGCTGTTGACGCCGATCTTGTCCGCGCCGCTCGCGAGCAGGCGGGCCACGTCGTCGGCGCTGCGCACTCCCCCACCGACCGTCAGCGGGATGAAGACCTGCTCTGCGGTGGCGCTCACGACGTCGTACATGGTGGAGCGGTCCTCGACCGTGGCCGTGACGTCGAGGAACGTGAGCTCGTCGGCGCCCTGCTCGTAGTAGAGCCGCGCGAGCTCGACCGGGTCGCCCGCGTCCTGCAGGTCGAGGAAGTTGACGCCCTTGACGACACGGCCGGCGGCCACGTCGAGGCACGGGATGACGCGGACCGCGAGCTGCGCGGCCGGGCCGGGGGCGGCGGATCCAGCGGATGCCACGGTCAGATCCGGGCGGCGTGGATGGGGCTGACGAGGATGGCGCGCGCGCCGACCTCGTGCAGGCGGTCCATGATCTGGTTTGTGTCGTCGCGCGGCACCATCGAGCGCACGGCGACCCACGCGGGGTCCTGCAGCGGCGAGATGGTGGGCGACTCGATGCCCGGCGTGATGGCCGTGGCGGCGTCGAGCAGGTCGAGCGGCACGTCATAGTCCATCAGCACGTAGCGGCGCGCGACGAGCACGCCCTCGAGGCGGCGGAGCAGCGTCGCGGCGCCCGGCTTCTCCTCGGCGCCGGAGATGAGCACGGCGGTCGAGCGGAGGATCACGGGGCCGAAGATCTCGAGCCCGGCCTTCCGCAGCGTCGTGCCGGTCTCGACCACGTCGGCGATGGCGTCGGCGACGCCCAGCTGGATGGCCGACTCGACGGCGCCGTCGAGGCGGATGAGCTGCGCCTCCACGCCGTGCTCGCGGAGGAACCCGCCGACGAGCACGGGGTAGCTGGTGGCGATGCGGACGCCCGCGAGGTCCTGGAGGTCGGCGAAGCGGCCGACGGGGCCGGCGAACCGGAACGTGGATCCCGCGAAGCCGAGCTCCGCGGTCTCGGACGCGTCCGACGCGGAGTCGATGAGGAGGTCGCGGCCGGTGATGCCGACGTCCAGCGCGCCGGATCCGACGTAGGTCGCGATGTCGCGCGGGCGGAGGTAGAAGAACTCGACGTCGTTGCGCGCGTCGAGGACGTAGAGCTCCTTCGGGTCACGACGGCCGGCGTACCCGGCCTCGGCGAGCATCTGGGCGGCGGTCTCGGCGAGCGAGCCCTTGTTGGGCACGGCGACACGGAGCATGGGGATCACTTCTTCCGATGGAGGGGGCGGCACGGGTGACGGGGCGCGTCACAGATGTCGGCCGACATCCTCCAGGGAGAGGCCGCGCGCGATCATCATGACCTGCACGTGGTACAGCAGCTGCGAGATCTCCTCGGCCGCGCGGTCGTCGGACTCGTGCTCGGCCGCCATCCAGACCTCGGCGGCCTCCTCGACGACCTTCTTGCCGATCGCGTGCACGCCGCCGTCCAGCTCGCGGACGGTGCCGGATCCCTCGGGCCGCTCGGCGGCGATCCGGGTCAGCTCGCCGAACAGGTCATCGAAGGTCTTCACGTGCTCCAGGGTACAGGCGCGCGCGGCCGCCCCGGCACGACGACGGGAGGCCGGGAGCGATGCGCTCCCGGCCTCCCGGTGGTCGTGCTGGTCGTGCGGGGACGCTCGCTAGCCGACGCCCTGCAGGTCGATCACGAAGATCAGCGTGCGGCCGGAGAGGCGGTGGCCGCCGCCCGCGGCGCCGTAGGCGAGCTCCGGCGGGACGACGAGCTGGCGGCGTCCGCCGACCTTCATGCCGGGGATGCCCTGCTGCCAGCCGGCGATGAGGCTGCGGAGGGGGAAGCGCACGGACTGGCCGCGGCTCCAGGAGGAGTCGAACTCCTCGCCGGACTCGAAGTCGACGCCGAGGTAGTGCACGTCGACGGTGTCGCCGGGCTGGGCCTCGGGGCCGTCGCCCACGGTGATGTCGGAGATGGTGAGCTCTGCGGGGGCCGGGCCGTCGACGGGCTCGACCTCGGGCTTCGTGGTGTCGGTCATGGATCCAGTCAAGCAGATCCGCGCGCGCCTCCCGTCAGTGCGCGTGCGTGTGCGCCTCGGCCGCGAGGCGCAGCTCGGCGATGGCCGCCTCGGGGTCGCCGCCGCGGAACACGCCGGATCCGGAGACGAAGGTGTCGGCGCCGGCCTCGGCCGCGCGGCCGATGGTCTCGACGTCGATGCCGCCGTCGACCTGGAGCCAGACGTCGTGGCCGGACTCGCGGAGGCGGGAGCGGAGGGCGCGGAGCTTGGGCATGGTCTCGGGCATGAAGGACTGGCCGCCGAAGCCGGGCTCGACCGTCATGACGAGGACCTGGTCGAACTCGGGCAGCAGCTCGAGGTAGTCGTCGACGGGCGTGCCGGGCTTCAGCGCGATGCCGGCGCGCGCGCCGATCTCGCGCAGGCGCCGGGCGAGCGCGACGGGCTCGCGCGTGGCCTCCGCGTGGAAGGTGACGCTCGCGGCGCCCGCCTCCGCGTAGCCGGGCGCCCAGCGGTCCACGTCGTCGATCATCAGGTGGATGTCGAGCGGCACGGACGTCACCTGCTGGAGGCGCTCGACCATCGGCAGCCCGAACGTGAGGTTCGGGACGAAGTGGTTGTCCATGATGTCGACGTGCACGAGGTCGGCGGTCGCGAGGCGCTGGATCTCGCGCTCCAGGTTCGCGAAGTCGGCGGACAGGATGCTCGGTTCGATGCGGACGGGCATGCTCCCGACCCTACCGGCGGGTCAGCAGGGCGATGAACATGGCGTCCGTGCCGTGCCGGTGCGGCCAGAGCTGCACGCTGGATCCGCGGGTCGCGGCGTCGGGGTCGGCGTCCGGCAGCTCGAGGTCGCCGTCGGCCACCTCCTGCAGCACCGCGCGCGTGTCGAGCGCGGTCACGTCCGCGTGGCGCTGGAGCGCCGCCTGCACGATGGCGCGGGTCTCGGCGAGGTGCGGCGAGCACGTGACGTAGGCGAGGATCCCGCCGGGCGCGAGAGCGCCGATCGCGGAGTCGATGAGGCCGGCCTGGAGGGCGCCGAGGCCCGCGACGTCGCGCGGGGTCTTCCGCCAGCGCGACTCGGGCCGGCGGCGGAGGGCGCCGAGGCCGCTGCAGGGGGCGTCGAGGAGGATCCGGTCGAACTCCCCCGGGTGGGTCTCCCCCACGGTCGTGCCGTCGAGCTCCCACACCTCGGTGTCGCCCGGGACGGCCCGGAGGGCGTCGCGGACGAGACCGGCGCGGGCGGGGACGAGCTCGTTCGCGGTGAGCAGGGCGCCGGAGCGGCCCGCCTCGGCGGCGAGGAGAGCGGCCTTGCCGCCGGGACCCGCGCAGAGGTCGAGCCAGCGCTCGCCGGGGGTGACGGCGCGGGCGCGGCTGAGCGCGAGGGCGGCGAGCTGGGATCCCTCGTCCTGGACGCAGACGCGGCCCTCGGCGACGCCGGGGGCGTCCATCGGGTCGCCGCCCTCGAGGTAGGCGCCCACGGGCGAGAACGCGGCCGGCTGCTCGCCGGTCTCCTCGACGGTCGCGAGGCCCGGGAGCGCGACGAGGCCCACGGCGGGCGCGGCGTTGTCGGCGCGCAGCAGGTCCTCGAGCTCGTCGGCGCGGCCCTCGCGGGCGAGCGCCTGGCGGAGGGCGCGCAGCACCCACAGCGGGTGGGAGTGCTCGAGCGCGAGGCGCTCGTCGTCGCTCGCGGCGCTGTCGAGCACGCGCTGCCGCCACCCGTCGGGCTCCGTGCGCGTGATGGTGCGGAGGACGCCGTTGACGAAGCCCGTGGCGGAGCGGGATCCGACCGCGCGCGCCATGTCGACGCCCTCGTTGACGGCCGCGTGCGTGGCGACGCGCATGCTCAGCAGCTGGTGGACCGAGAGGCGGAGCACGTCGAGGATGGGCGCGTCGATCGCGATGACGGGACGGCCGGCGGCCAGCTCGATCACGCGGTCGTAGTAGCCGGACATGCGCAGGGTGCCGTAGGCCAGCTCGGTGGCGAGCGCCGCGTCCTGGGCGCTGAGGGCCGCGCGGCGGATCCGGACGGGCAGCAGCAGGTTCGCGTAGGCGTCCGACTCGCGGACCGCGCTCACGACCTCGTAGGCGACGCGGCGCGCCGGGCTGACGGTCGACGGGCTGCCGACCTCGGCGCGGTCGGCGGCTCGACGGCGGTCGCCTCCCGCGAGGCGGCGGCCGGCCGGTCGGCGGGCGGGGGAACCGGTGCTGTCGTTCATCGTGCGGTGACGTCCTCCGTCGTGACGCCGCGCCACCAGTCGGCGGCGGGCATGGGGCGCTTGCCGGCGGGCTGCACCTGGATGAGCTCGACGGGGTGGCTGGCGGTGCCGACGGCGACGACGCCGCCGACGGACCGGATGCTCCCGGGATCCAGCGGGGCGGCGTCGTGCAGCTCGGCTGCCCGGTGGACCTTGACGCGCACGTCGTCCACCGAGGTGAACGCGCCGGGCTCCGGCGTCACGCCGCGGATCTGCGCGAGCACGGCGTGCGACGGGCGCGCCCAGTCGATCCGGCCGTCGTCGATGGTGGTCTTGGGCGCGAGCGTGGGCTCGCCCTCCTGGGGGCGCGCGACGGCGCTGCCCGCGGCGATCCCGTCGACCGTGCGCACGAGGAGGTCGGCGCCCTGCATCGCGAGCGCGTGCAGCACGTCCCCCGCGGTCTCGTGCGCCCTCGTGGGCCGCTCCTCCCGCGCGAAGACGGGACCGGTGTCCATGCCCCGCTCCAGCTGGAAGACGCTGGCGCCGGTGACGGTCTCGCCCGCCATGATCGAGCGCTGCACGGGAGCCGCTCCCCGCCAGCGGGGCAGCAGGGAGAAGTGCAGGTTGATCCAGCCCTGCGCGGGCGTCGAGAGGAGCGGCTCGCGCACGAGGCCGCCGTAGGCGACGATGACCCCGAGGTCGGCGCCGAGGGCGACGATGCGGGCGGTCGCGTCGTCGTCCAGGCGGTTGGTGCGGAGCGTCGGGATGCCCAGCCGCTCGGCCTCCGACGCGACCGGCGACGGCGTGAGCACGCGCTTGCGGCCGGTGGGCGCGTCGGCGCGCGTGACGACGAGCGCGACCTCGTGGCCCGAGGCGTGCAGGCGGACGAGCGACGGGACGGCCGCGCGGGGCGTGCCGGCGAAGACGAGTCTCATGCGGATCCATTCCGGGGACGGCGAGCAGGGCGGGCGGTGGCTGCGGGGAGCGCGGTCGGACCGCGACCGCGGTCGGCGCGGCGTCCGCGGATCAGAACAGCCCCGTGTCGTCGAACCGTACACGGAGCGGGACCGTGGGCCGGAACCCGGTGCGGCCCGCGACGGGCTTGCGGCGGCTGGAGGCATTCCTCACGACCGCCGCACGCAGCTCGCGCGCCGTGTCCGGGCCGCTCGCGTAGTCGAGGCGGACGATCGCGCGCACGCGGCCCTGCTCGGTGGGCACCGGGCCGAGGACGTCGACCCCCTCGATCCCCGCGAGCCGCTCCACCGCCTGGCCGACCGCGTCCGGCAGCCCCTCGACGCTCGCGGCGCGCACGGCCGGCGGGAAGCGCAGCGCCCGGCGCTCGAGCAGCTCCTCGCGCGCGTACCGCGGCTGCTGCCACGTGGCGAGGGCGCGCGCGACCTGGCCGCCGACGCCCACGAGCATCACGGGCGCCCGCGGCGCGGCGAGGGCGGCCGCGTTGGACCACTGGCGGAGCACGTCCTCCCCCACCCGCAGGCTCTCGCGCGCGAGCATCCGCTCCCCGTCGAGCAGGAGGATCGCGCGGTAGCCGCCGGCCGCGACGGGCTCGGCCCCGCGCGTGGCGACGACGAGCCGCGCCTCGGCGTCGACCTCCTGCACGTGGCGCTCGCCGTCGGCCAGCACCACCTGCACGCCGGGGAACGCGCGGCCGAGCTCCTCCGCGGTGCGGCCGGCGCCGATGGTGACGAGGCGCAGCTCGTCGGATCCGCAGTTCGCGCAGCGCCAATCGCCCGCGAGGTGGCCGCACCAGCCGCAGGTCGGCGTGCTCGTGGCGGTGGACATGCCGAGCGGGCCCGTGCAGACGGTGCAGCGGGCGGCCTGCCGGCAGGCGCGGCAGGCGACGAGGGGCGCGTAGCCGGGGCGCGCGACCTGGATGAGGACCGGCCCGTGCTCGACGGCGTCCTTCGCCGCGCGCCACGCGCCCGACGGGATCCTGGCCTGCCGGGCGAAGCCCTCGTCGCCCGTCTGCGAGGTGGTCGGGATCACCCGCGGGGTGCGGTTCGTGGCGGGAGCGACGCTCGTGAGGTAGCCGATCGCGACGAGCCGCTCGACCTCCGTGCTCCGGGAGTGCGCGAGCAGCACGAGCGCGGTGCCCTGCTGGCGGCTGCGCAGGAGAGCGACGTCGCGGGCGTGCGCGTACGGGCTGAGCGGCTCGGCGTGCAGCGGGTCGCCCTCGTCCCACATCGCGACGAGGCCGAGGCTCGGCGCGGGCGCGTACACGGCCGAGCGGTTGCCGACGACGATGCGGGGCACGTCGCCGAGGCCCGCGAGGAAGGAGCGGTAGCGGTCGGGGCCGGACTGGCGCGCGTCGGTGCGCAGGACGGAGCCGGTGGGGGCGTGCGCGGCGAGGGCCGCCTCCAGCTGGTCCTGGTCGCGGTAGTCGGGCACAACGAGCACGCTGCTGCGGCCCGACGCGAGCACGCGCGCGGCGGCCTGCGCGAGCGTGACGGCCCAGCGTCCGGCCCAGAGGCCGCCGGGCAGCTCGACGACCTCGGGGATCGCGTCGACGGCCACGCGACCGGATCCGTCGACCGCCGCGTCGAGCGTGCCGGGCGCGTAGCCGTCGATCACCGGGAGCGCGGCGGGGTCGACGACGGGAGCCGCGGGATCGGCGGGGGACGCCGCGTCCGCGTCCGCCACGGCCGCGAGGGCCGCGAGGTGCGCCTTCTCGACGCGCACCTGGCGCGGCGGCACGGCCAGCCGGATCACGTCGGACGCGGTCCCGGCCTGCCGGTCGGCGACCTCCCGCGCGAGCGTCCAGATCTCCGGGCGCAGCACGGGCAGCGCGGACACGACCTGCTCGACCTCGCTGAGCGCGCCGTCGTAGCCCCCGCCGTCGCCGACCTCTACGACGTAGCCGTCGGCGACCCGACCCGCCGAGCGCAGCGGCACGC
Proteins encoded in this window:
- a CDS encoding phosphoribosyl-ATP diphosphatase; its protein translation is MKTFDDLFGELTRIAAERPEGSGTVRELDGGVHAIGKKVVEEAAEVWMAAEHESDDRAAEEISQLLYHVQVMMIARGLSLEDVGRHL
- a CDS encoding Trp biosynthesis-associated membrane protein, which codes for MRVTRRTKSLALLLVLATSAATFLGWSQDWSTLRIGGQAPTLVPVAGSVAAPALSALALSSLALAGALAIAGRVLRVVLGILQALIGATVALTAFAATAGPVQAGEAAVTTVTGVAGSSAVAELVDGWATTPWGPITLVAGIASALTGLFVAVTGPRWPTRRSRYDAPDQSPARRIVPREDPVAAWDSLSGGADPTRREAGDADETPPGAAT
- the hisI gene encoding phosphoribosyl-AMP cyclohydrolase, whose product is MSASASVPDVDGILARASFADDGLLPAVIQQHDTREVLMLGYMDREALRRTLTTGRVTFWSRSRSEYWRKGDTSGHGQYVRDAALDCDGDTVLVQVDQVGVACHTGTRTCFDADHLHPVPGARPAADEGPTP
- the fmt gene encoding methionyl-tRNA formyltransferase; translated protein: MRLVFAGTPRAAVPSLVRLHASGHEVALVVTRADAPTGRKRVLTPSPVASEAERLGIPTLRTNRLDDDATARIVALGADLGVIVAYGGLVREPLLSTPAQGWINLHFSLLPRWRGAAPVQRSIMAGETVTGASVFQLERGMDTGPVFAREERPTRAHETAGDVLHALAMQGADLLVRTVDGIAAGSAVARPQEGEPTLAPKTTIDDGRIDWARPSHAVLAQIRGVTPEPGAFTSVDDVRVKVHRAAELHDAAPLDPGSIRSVGGVVAVGTASHPVELIQVQPAGKRPMPAADWWRGVTTEDVTAR
- the hisG gene encoding ATP phosphoribosyltransferase, which translates into the protein MLRVAVPNKGSLAETAAQMLAEAGYAGRRDPKELYVLDARNDVEFFYLRPRDIATYVGSGALDVGITGRDLLIDSASDASETAELGFAGSTFRFAGPVGRFADLQDLAGVRIATSYPVLVGGFLREHGVEAQLIRLDGAVESAIQLGVADAIADVVETGTTLRKAGLEIFGPVILRSTAVLISGAEEKPGAATLLRRLEGVLVARRYVLMDYDVPLDLLDAATAITPGIESPTISPLQDPAWVAVRSMVPRDDTNQIMDRLHEVGARAILVSPIHAARI
- the hisF gene encoding imidazole glycerol phosphate synthase subunit HisF; this encodes MASAGSAAPGPAAQLAVRVIPCLDVAAGRVVKGVNFLDLQDAGDPVELARLYYEQGADELTFLDVTATVEDRSTMYDVVSATAEQVFIPLTVGGGVRSADDVARLLASGADKIGVNSAAIARPDLVGEIADRFGAQVCVLSLDVTRGDTESGFVVTTHGGRTRTTIDAVAWAREAVERGAGELLVNSIDADGTRDGFDLELVAAMRAASRVPVIASGGAGELDHFAPAIEAGADAVLAASVFHSRRFTIGDVKGALQDAGQVVRR
- a CDS encoding DUF6704 family protein — protein: MSTESAEPGHGNSPAAWTAVVIMLVAFTVGTIAFWFAIEPVVWASAVLAILGWITGGVMKKLGFGVGGHRTVTHAKAHS
- a CDS encoding FKBP-type peptidyl-prolyl cis-trans isomerase — translated: MTDTTKPEVEPVDGPAPAELTISDITVGDGPEAQPGDTVDVHYLGVDFESGEEFDSSWSRGQSVRFPLRSLIAGWQQGIPGMKVGGRRQLVVPPELAYGAAGGGHRLSGRTLIFVIDLQGVG
- a CDS encoding primosomal protein N'; translation: MTAGDPSGVPTAGAAADATTSGSADARPPVVRVMVDSPLPQLDRLFDYAVPEALRDTCVPGVRVRVPLRSAGRVADGYVVEVGDGGGYDGALSEVEQVVSALPVLRPEIWTLAREVADRQAGTASDVIRLAVPPRQVRVEKAHLAALAAVADADAASPADPAAPVVDPAALPVIDGYAPGTLDAAVDGSGRVAVDAIPEVVELPGGLWAGRWAVTLAQAAARVLASGRSSVLVVPDYRDQDQLEAALAAHAPTGSVLRTDARQSGPDRYRSFLAGLGDVPRIVVGNRSAVYAPAPSLGLVAMWDEGDPLHAEPLSPYAHARDVALLRSRQQGTALVLLAHSRSTEVERLVAIGYLTSVAPATNRTPRVIPTTSQTGDEGFARQARIPSGAWRAAKDAVEHGPVLIQVARPGYAPLVACRACRQAARCTVCTGPLGMSTATSTPTCGWCGHLAGDWRCANCGSDELRLVTIGAGRTAEELGRAFPGVQVVLADGERHVQEVDAEARLVVATRGAEPVAAGGYRAILLLDGERMLARESLRVGEDVLRQWSNAAALAAPRAPVMLVGVGGQVARALATWQQPRYAREELLERRALRFPPAVRAASVEGLPDAVGQAVERLAGIEGVDVLGPVPTEQGRVRAIVRLDYASGPDTARELRAAVVRNASSRRKPVAGRTGFRPTVPLRVRFDDTGLF
- the rpe gene encoding ribulose-phosphate 3-epimerase — translated: MPVRIEPSILSADFANLEREIQRLATADLVHVDIMDNHFVPNLTFGLPMVERLQQVTSVPLDIHLMIDDVDRWAPGYAEAGAASVTFHAEATREPVALARRLREIGARAGIALKPGTPVDDYLELLPEFDQVLVMTVEPGFGGQSFMPETMPKLRALRSRLRESGHDVWLQVDGGIDVETIGRAAEAGADTFVSGSGVFRGGDPEAAIAELRLAAEAHTHAH
- a CDS encoding RsmB/NOP family class I SAM-dependent RNA methyltransferase, translated to MNDSTGSPARRPAGRRLAGGDRRRAADRAEVGSPSTVSPARRVAYEVVSAVRESDAYANLLLPVRIRRAALSAQDAALATELAYGTLRMSGYYDRVIELAAGRPVIAIDAPILDVLRLSVHQLLSMRVATHAAVNEGVDMARAVGSRSATGFVNGVLRTITRTEPDGWRQRVLDSAASDDERLALEHSHPLWVLRALRQALAREGRADELEDLLRADNAAPAVGLVALPGLATVEETGEQPAAFSPVGAYLEGGDPMDAPGVAEGRVCVQDEGSQLAALALSRARAVTPGERWLDLCAGPGGKAALLAAEAGRSGALLTANELVPARAGLVRDALRAVPGDTEVWELDGTTVGETHPGEFDRILLDAPCSGLGALRRRPESRWRKTPRDVAGLGALQAGLIDSAIGALAPGGILAYVTCSPHLAETRAIVQAALQRHADVTALDTRAVLQEVADGDLELPDADPDAATRGSSVQLWPHRHGTDAMFIALLTRR
- a CDS encoding anthranilate synthase component I; its protein translation is MSETPRPAAPSVPAPGTTTREAFRDLAADHRVIPVLREVFADGETPVGVHRKLTAGRPGSFLLESAGQGGIWTRFSFVGVSSFGVLTQQGDEARWLDYGMDARRALGDDAPDGPLAALAALYARWETPRIPGLPPLTGGLVGFIGWEAVRQIERLPDRPPAEVPVPGQALSFVSELAVLDHRRGTVTLVATALNDGADDADAMWADAQARLDRMQADLARPSETFLAEVDLQAQPSATLRTEPADFHAAIARSKHHIHEGDVFQVVVSQRFDQPTTAEPIDVYRILRVLNPSPYMYLLTLEDADGKPYSIVGSSPEALVTVTDDHVYMHPIAGSRPRGATVEEDVAHEESLLADPKERAEHLMLVDLARNDMLKACAPGSVEVTEFMRVERFSHIMHLVSSVEGTLRPGVSSIDVFRATFPAGTLSGAPKPRALQIIDELEPAQRGVYGGVVGYFDFAGDADLAIAIRTATIVDGIAHVQAGGGMVADSDPDAEYLETQNKAAAPLRAVAVAEAMRRLR